Genomic DNA from Maylandia zebra isolate NMK-2024a linkage group LG17, Mzebra_GT3a, whole genome shotgun sequence:
CTACAACCACCGCGGAAACTGCCACAACTGCCGCAACTACAACAACCACcccaactacaaccaccaccccaactacTACCACCGCCGCAACCACCACCACCGCTGCAACCACCATCCCagctacaactacaaccactaCCGCAACTACAATAACCACCCCAACGACAACTACAACCACCGCGCCAACTACAACAACTGCCGCAACTACAACCACAGCTGCAACCACAACCACGATCCCagctacaactacaaccaccgccGCAACCACAACCACTGCCCCAACTACAACAACCgccacaactacaaccaccgcTGTAACAACAACCACCGTCCCAGCTACAACTACATCCTCTGCCGCAACCACAACCACTGTCCCAACTACAACCACAtccacaactacaaccaccaccccagCTACAACCACCGCCCCAATTACAACAGCCGCCGCAACTACAACCACAACCACTGCCgcaactacaaccaccaccccaacaacaaccaccgTCGCAACTACAACCACCGCCGCGAAAACAACCACCGTCCCagctacaactacaaccaccaccaCAACTACAACAACcaccccaacaacaactacaaccaccgcTGCAACTACAACCacaaccaccaccccaactacaacGACCGCCGCAaccacaactacaaccaccgtGCCAACTACAACCACCGCTGCAACTACAACCACAACCACCGCTgcaactacaaccaccaccccaactacaacCAGCGTCCCAACTACAACCACCGccgcaacaacaaccacaaccaccaccccaactacaacCACCGCCGCAAGTACAACCACAACCACCGCTgcaactacaaccaccaccccaactacaactAGTGCTACGACAACCACCACCCCAGCGACAACCATcaacccaacaacaaccaccacaACTACAATCACCGCTCCAACGACAACcactacaactacaaccaccgcTCCAACGACAACCATTACAACTACAACCACAGTCCCAACTACAACCagtacaactacaaccaccgccCCAACTACAGCTACATCCAGTATCCCAACTACAACAACCAGCTCAACAACAAGCATCCCAACTACAACCTCCGCCTCAACAACAACTACCATTGCAACTACAACCACTACaccaactacaaccaccaccccaactacaacCACCGCCTCAACAACAACCACCGCTCCAACTACAACCACCGCCTCAACAacaaccaccaccccaactacaaccacggctacaactacaaccaccaccccGACTACTATCACTACAACTCCATCCACTACCCCAACTATAACCACCGCCCCAACTACAGCTACATCCAGTACCCCAACTACAACTTCCGCCTCAAAAACAACCACCACAACTACAACCGTCACCCCAACTACAACCACGGCCACAACTACAACCACTACaccaactacaactacaaccacggctacaactacaaccactaCACCAACTACAACCACggctacaactacaaccactacaccaactacaaccaccactCCAACTACACCCACTGCCTCAACTACCACAACCACTACCCCAACTACAACCACTGAAATTACAACCACTACCCCAACTACAACTTCAACTGCAGGATCAAGTACAACTACTGCCTCCACAACCAAAAGTGATGCTTGTTCCATCAGACTGGGAATGATCCATCTGCTGCTTGGACTCCTTCTCTTTACCTTTCATTGAAGTCTgaataacacaaaaacaaacaaaaaaacatatgaTGTCACAAACCTTTTCGAGATTTGAGTTGTTTAGAAATCACTGTTAAACTGAAGTCCATGAAAAAAGGTAATAGAGTATTGTTGAAGCAGACTTGGAATAAGTATGCAAGACTTCTTTGTTTGTTGGCATAGTCAATTGTGTCAGTTCAATacttaatattatttataatatttattttaaatatgtgttaTATGCATATTGTTTTCCATGTATGTATATGTCTGGATTTTAGTTTATACCAAGTGGGTGAAACAAAGGAGTCCTTGTAATAATAGCAAAGCAtgctttgtaaataaaagaaagaagcacaattatatttatttattgtttatttgtttcccTTTGTCCCTTTGATTTTCTAAATTTCTCTCTCTACTTAATCTGCTGTATATTACTTGTGATCAAGATACAATGAAGTGTTTCAAGGCCATTTCCTAAATCTGCTGTGTGACCCACGGGTCACACATGTATACCAGTCGGTTAAAATgggtttaattttaaaaataaaacccaaacaaaattGACAGCCGCAGCCGCCACAATATGTCAGATTACACCAggttaaaacaaattaaaatacacCGCTGTATCGGGTCCTCGGCCCGCAGCCAGAAATCCACTCGGCAAAGCAGCAGCTCTGTactctgtaaataaaagcagGAGATCACTTATGCTAGACAGTAAAACGCAGCGGGAGTATCTCTCCAATTATTTTGCTTTCATTACCTGTCCACAAGTTCGCGTCACACTAGAGCAgggtgatatgaccaaaaatatttatcacgatatacatttgaaaatttgcgataacgatataactgacgatataattgacactagacaaaatactttacaactccacaattttattagtgcaaaaaaacccatcaatgtattttcacttaaacaagcagctgttttttacattaaagttatataaaaatgtaacagtgcaaatgcaaattccttgctgacagtttaatcaaaaggcatttccagtggaaattagccaacatatcctcagcataaccgtgtataatatccacaaaacttaaaaagagcttATATACACGCAatacggtaacattatgttgaagcacagtacatatcactccgcgaggctcctgcctacgatagccataatgctctgacaatccatcaagtggtgcaggtttgtagcttagcaaagtcgtactaaaacatcagtcagtaaacacaaccagaattcaaacataaggcacacgggattataagatATATATTTCTAGATTTatatttcagaaaaatcaaaggattgattttaagtgtgccatattttccaaaaaacatggTAATAACCACGgtccgctagcatgctctaccaaaaatagtgctttgttgtgtatccggaggacgaaagctaaaccagttccacaccactgaagttccagcatttttacaaaccaattctggttcatccgttccATTCAACGGTCCGCTTTGGCCCTTGTCATTCTCCATCGCCGCCGTGCCTTTTTCGctatgtgcgtatgaaaacaaaggcactgcgcatacgcgttttacccatattctattgcgatatttcattttcttgtcgttgcccaacattatactggtattaacgtgaatggtatgatatggccccGCCCTACGTCACACCCTAATAAATATTGGTCAGTGGCGGTGGACTCCACTACACATCTCTCTGCCAGAGTAGCGCAATGTTTCCCACCTACCTACAAGGGTGCAAATAACTTTAAATCTCTGCCAAAGAGCCAGACCTCAAGTGGTCCATTTGCTATGACCTACCGTTCTAACAGAAGGCTAGCGTCCATAAAAGAAGTTAAAAGTGCCAACTTGCCCGGCTCGGACCAAGCACTCGCAGCTTCAGGTGCGCTCCAGAGAATACCTAATTGCCCAAACCTGAGCTTATGAAAGGGACAAAAACCAGCTCTGCTTATCAGGGGCAGTTCTCAGGACTCACCTATCTCACATGCATTTGGTGCTGGGGAGGCTGCTGCTTACAATCCTCTGTACAGTTTTCATGACCATCAGCAGGGTCATCTTCTGGGAGGAGGGCAGGGAACTCTCCACCACAAATCTGAGTGATATTTTGCAGCATTCTCTATTGTCCAGCCTTTAGTACTTAAATGTTATAGAGTTTATACACTTATACAATAAGGCAATGATCCTCTGTCAGGACCTTGAGGTTTGACTGGAAAGTTCCATCATTCACCCGAGTTCCTTGGTCTCCACCCCTGGGCGGAGCCATCATCTCTCCTGCACTCCTGTACACCTGAGGCTGATTCTGGGTAATCAGGTTGAGGATTTAAGCTCCACCTAGACTCTCGTTCACCACCAGTTCGTCAACAACCTCATGTTGGTATCGTTTTTTCATGCTCTTGCTACTTCTTTTTTCGTTTACTTTGAGATTAGATTAGGACATTTGGTCAGGGAATTTTATTCCCATATTGATTATAGGGTGGGACCCGGGCATCAGATAATAAACTGGCGGTTAGAGTCCACAGTGATGCTTCCAGAGTTATTTAAAGTACTTAGGACGGGAAGTTGGACTTCCTAGGGGCGCAAAATGTTCTGAGGGTTATGCCTCCCCTCTGTTCCGGATGCGGGACATTGTCCTTGGGCGAGAGGGTTAATTCGGTTGGCCACCGCGAGCACTAGGGACACACGTTAATAGCTAGTGGTCAAGCACCACTTTACTTGCACCATTTGAtgtcacacttctgataatcagttgtctgcttgacgtttattcagctgtgtaaaaactataactttaatcacagccaaaccgatttactcaggaacaaataaaacacagaaaaaaaggcaaacaattacatttttaagttatctgagtgacttatatatcatgtttaacctgagtagcaaaagagCGGGGatctgaaaacgatgaagccgCGAGTCCGCTGTTCTTGCCGGCTCGAGTGACCACTGCACCCCCCGGCTTGCTATCGAgcgggtgggtaacagacgtctccgaaaacgtcggcgcACTTTTtcaaatatgcgatgtcttgataaatcaagcagatatttgagatttacacagctacatctcgcctgaaaatatgttttaagtttattttgtgacccagaaagagtaataagactaattttaaaacttagcagcagccgccattgttggcagctgaaattttgctgggccgcgctatgaattctgggatatggtgggccacgaaggacacacccgacccatccttcaaattcggggaaatgaaggacgcatttgttggccgcatttgaaggagtcgacgatttgggacagccttcgtcgcctgaCTGTGACGTAAttggccttcaaatgcggcctccggaggatgcaaccgacgttttgggacacagctacagactcacaggcaggcactacaacagagggaacagagacgtgggaccagggcagacactgactggacacggggatatagcagacaggggagacagcaactaaggattacacagagacataaaccacaagacagaactctaacaaagaaaccaaagactagaaatgataaataatataataaactcaaaaaaactcagtgtataaagtgtgtaatgaggggttttacagccttaaaacatctataatatttttaaaaaataaagctggctaCTTTGCAGATTTAATCTGTCGCAGGCTGTTTCCAAAACGTAACTCCTGCGATAAATGATGGACCATTGTGCAAgaagtccatttaccatttaccaaaaaTCTAAGTTGTGTCAATTATGACTCATGAAACAGGACATGAAGTCATTCTTATTTAATGAAAAGTTAACAACGTAAAAGAAAATTTCTGAGCTTGTTTTGATGCATGAATACTTGTTGTTTAATTGAAGAAGAAAGGCGTGGTAAGATGCTTTGACATCATGATTTGACGAAAGAAGACTTGACTGTATGAATGATCAtgctgtaaaaatgtaaacacaccCAAACCTGATGTCACCTGTTCAGTATATaaagtggggcaaaaaagtatttagtcagccaccgattgtgcaagttcccccacctaaaatgatgacagaggtcagtaatttgcaccagaggtacacttcaactgtgagagacagaatgtgaaaaagaaaatccatgaatccacatggtaggatttgtaaagaatttattcgtaaatcagggtggaaaataagtatttggtcaataacaaaaatacaactcaatactttgtaacataacctttgttggcaataacagaggtcaaacgtttactataggtctttaccaggtttgcacacacagtagctggtattttggcccattcctccatgcagatcttctcgagagcagtgatgttttggggctgtcgccgagcaacatggactttcaactcccgccacagattttctatggagttgaggtctggagactggctaggccactccaggactttcaaatgcttcttacggagccactcctttgttgcccgggcggtgtgttttggatcattgtcatgttggaagacccagcctcgtttcatcttcaaagttctcactgatggaaggaggttttggctcaaaatctcacgatacatggccccattcattctgtccttaacacggatcagtcgtcctgtccccttggcagaaaaacagccccatagcatgatgtttccacccccatgcttcacagtaggtatggtgttcttgggatgcaactcagtattcttcttcctccaaacacgacgagttgagtttataccaaaaagttctactttggtttcatctgaccacatgacattctcccaatcctctgctgtatcatccatgtgctctctggcaaacttcagacgggcctggacatgcactggcttcagcagcggaacacgtctggcactgcgggatttgattccctgccgttgtagtgtgttactgatggtgacctttgttactttggtcccagctctctgcaggtcattcaccaggtccccccgtgtggttctgggatctttgctcaccgttttcatgatcattttgaccccacgggatgagatcttgcgtggagccccagatcgagggagattatcagtggtcttgtatgtcttccattttctgatgattgctcccacagttgattttttcacaccaagctgcttgcctattgtagattcactcttcccagtctggtgcaggtctacaatacttttcctggtgtccttcgaaagctctttggtcttggccatggcggagtttggagtctgactgtttgaggctgtggacaggtgtcttttatacagatgatgagttcaaacaggtgccattcatacaggtaacgagtgggggacagaaaagcttcttacagaagaagttacaggtctgtgagagccagagattttccttgtttgaggtgaccaaatacttattttccaccctaatttacgaataaattctttacaaatcctaccatgtgaattcatggattttcttttcacattctgtctctcacagttgaagtgtacctctggtgcaaattactgacctctgtcatcattttaagtgggggaacttgcacaatcggtggctgactaaatacttttttgccccactgtataaagTGCAGTGCTGCTCCTCAGCTTTAGTATCACAGTCCAGGGAAACTAATCTGCAGAACTGACCTGTTCATCACAATGAAGctgctgttttctctgtttcttctctgggcacTCTCCACCACAGGTAACTACACTCATTTCACCTGCAGGTAGAAGGGAGTCTAATTTAAagctttaaatctttttttatcttacattgtaatttttttccaaAGTTAGTGAGTAGTATTGACTCAACTGTAACCTGCTGTAACCCAATATGAACTTTCAAAACATCTCCTATTTGCTATATATTTAAATTGTGATGATCATTTCTGTATTCCTCTCCTGATTGCAGCTGGAGCCCTCCAGTGCCAAACCTGCACAAATTCAGCATGTTCAAGCACAGCACTACTTACATGCTCCTCATCGGAACCAATGTGTGTTACAGCTACCATTCTAGGTAATGTTTTCTcatataatatttaatattttcactAAATTACATCCACTGTGAAGCTATTTGTGTTCCATCAACATTAACAAACTGGACTTTGCCTTTGTAGCTACTTCATCTGGAACTCCGGTCACACAAATCTACAAGGCATGTGCATCTTCCTCCCTGTGTCCAGCCGTAACCTCTCAGACATTTTCAGTCGACCTGGGTTTTCAAAGTGCTCTGGCTTCTGCTCAATGCTGCAACACAGATAACTGCAACTCAGTAACTCTGCCAAGTAAGTTAAATACTACATTGCTCATTGATGACAAAAgaataatataaagaaataaaaacaataatctgATGTTGTAAGAGTCTCTGTTCTGAAATGAAATGGccttcttttctgtttcagatcCTGCTTCTCAGTCAAATAATGGTGGAGTATGCAACTTTTGTGACCCTTCCACTGGTCAGTGCTCCTCCACATTACAGTGTCAGGGAGTGGAGAACCAATGCTTCCAATCAACGAGTAAGTCTTTATGTTGTATCAGTTGTGTCATCGGTTTTCAATCAAAGATGATTTCAAATTCTTTTGTGATACTTCTGACATATAAATGAgcggaaaattttaaaaagctgttaaGTTGTTTTTTGCATGAAATATATTAAGCTTCCTGGAAAGTAGCCAATTTAAAACATATCCTgaaattcttctttttcatcTGTAGTCAAAAGCAGCACCGGCACGTATCCAGGTTACGGCTGCGCATCTGCAAACCTGTGTGCAGCTGCTTCAATGCTGGGTTCTCTACCTTTCATGCAGAGCGTTGGTACAGTATCAGGTGTTGCCTGTTCTGCAGCACCAACTACAACTGCTGCCCCAACTACAACTAAaaccaccaccccaactacaactacaaccaccaccccaactacaactacaaccacggacacaactacaaccaccaccccaactacaactacaaccaccaccccagctacaactacaaccaccaccccaactacaactacaaccaccaccccaacaacaaccaccaccccaactacaaGCACAACCACCGCCGCAACTACAACCACCGCTGTAACAACAACCACTGTCCCAGCTACAACTACATCCACCGCCGCAACCACAACCACTACCCCAACTACAACCACTGCCgcaactacaaccaccaccccaacaacaaccaccaccAATGACCCAACTACAACAACCGCCGCAACTACAACCACCGCTGCAACCACAACCACCATCTCagctacaactacaaccacaaCCACCATCCCAACTACAACCACCGCCGCAACTACAACCACCGCAACTACTACCACCGCAACTACAACCACCGCAACTACACCCACCACCACACCAACAGCTACAACCACCGCCCCAACTACAAAAGCCGCCGCAACTACAACCACCGCTGTAACAACAACCACCGTCCCAGCCACAACTACATCCACCGCCGCAACCACAACCAATGTCCCAACTACAACCACTGCCGCAACTACAAGCAccaccccaacaacaaccaccaccAATAACCCAACTACAACAACCGCCGCAACTACAACCACCGCCGAAATAACAACCACTGCTGCAACCAAAACCACCGTCCCAGCTACAGCTACAACAATTgccacaactacaaccaccgtCCCAACTACAACCACCGCGGAAACTGCCACAACTGCCGCAACTACAACAACCACcccaactacaaccaccaccccaactacTACCACCGCCGCAACCACCACCACCGCTGCAACCACCATCCCagctacaactacaaccactaCCGCAACTACAACCACCGCTGCAACCACAACCACGATTCCagctacaactacaaccaccgccGCAACCACAACCACCGCCCCAACTACAACAACCgccacaactacaaccaccgcTGTAACAACAACCACCGTCCCAGCTACAACTACATCCTCCGCCGCAACCACAACCACTGTCCCAACTACAACCACAtccacaactacaaccaccaccccagCTACAACCACCGCCCCAATTACAACAGCCGCCGCAACTACAACCACAACCACTGCCgcaactacaaccaccaccccaacaacaaccaccgTCGCAACTACAACCACCGCCGCGAAAACAACCACCGTCCCagctacaactacaaccaccaccccaactacaacaaccaccccaacaacaactacaaccaccGTGCCAACTACAACCACCGCTGCAACTACAACCACAACCACCGCTgcaactacaaccaccaccccaactacaacCAGCGTCCCAACTACAACCACCGccgcaacaacaaccacaaccaccaccccaactacaacCACCGCCGCAAGTacaaccacaaccacaaccaccgctgcaactacaaccaccaccccaactacaactAGTGCTACGACAACCACCACCCCAGCGACAACCATcaacccaacaacaaccaccacaACTACAATCACCGCTCCAACGACAACcactacaactacaaccaccgcTCCAACGACAACCATTACAACTACAACCACAGTCCCAACTACAACCagtacaactacaaccaccgccCCAACTACAGCTACATCCAGTATCCCAACTACAACAACCAGCTCAACAACAAGCATCCCAACTACAACCTCCGCCTCAACAACAACTACCATTGCAACTACAACCACTACaccaactacaaccaccaccccaactacaaccacggctacaactacaaccaccaccccGACTACTATCACTACAACTCCATCCACTACCCCAACTATAACCACCGCCCCAACTACAGCTACATCCAGTACCCCAACTACAACATCCGCCTCAAAAACAACCACCACAACTACAACCGTCACCCCAACTACAACCACGGCCACAACTACAACCACTACaccaactacaactacaaccacggctacaactacaaccactaCACCAACTACAACCACggctacaactacaaccactacaccaactacaaccaccactCCAACTACACCCACTGCCTCAACTACCACAACCACTACCCCAACTACAACCACTGAAATTACAACCACTACCCCAACTACAACTTCAACTGCAGGATCAAGTACAACTACTGCCTCCACAACCAAAAGTGATGCTTGTTCCATCAGACTGGGAATGATCCATCAGTCAATTGTGTCAGTTCAATacttaatattatttataatatttattttaaatatgtgttaTATGCATATTGTTTTCCATGTATGTATATGTCTGGATTTTAGTTTATACCAAGTGGGTGAAACAAAGGAGTCCTTGTAATAATAGCAAAGCAtgctttgtaaataaaagaaagaagcacaattatatttatttattgtttatttgtttcccTTTGTCCCTTTGATTTTCTAAATTTCTCTCTCTACTTAATCTGATGTATATTACTTGTGATCAAGATACAATGAAGTGTTTCAAGGCCATTTCCTAAATCTGCTGTGTGACCCACGGGTCACACATGTATACCAGTCGGTTAAAATgggtttaattttaaaaataaaaccc
This window encodes:
- the LOC143413338 gene encoding uncharacterized protein LOC143413338 translates to MKLLFSLFLLWALSTTAGALQCQTCTNSACSSTALLTCSSSEPMCVTATILATSSGTPVTQIYKACASSSLCPAVTSQTFSVDLGFQSALASAQCCNTDNCNSVTLPNPASQSNNGGVCNFCDPSTGQCSSTLQCQGVENQCFQSTIKSSTGTYPGYGCASANLCAAASMLGSLPFMQSVGTVSGVACSAAPTTTAAPTTTKTTTPTTTTTTTPTTTTTTDTTTTTTPTTTTTTTPATTTTTTPTTTTTTTPTTTTTPTTSTTTAATTTTAVTTTTVPATTTSTAATTTTTPTTTTAATTTTTPTTTTTNDPTTTTAATTTTAATTTTISATTTTTTTIPTTTTAATTTTATTTTATTTTATTPTTTPTATTTAPTTKAAATTTTAVTTTTVPATTTSTAATTTNVPTTTTAATTSTTPTTTTTNNPTTTTAATTTTAEITTTAATKTTVPATATTIATTTTTVPTTTTAETATTAATTTTTPTTTTTPTTTTAATTTTAATTIPATTTTTTATTTTAATTTTIPATTTTTAATTTTAPTTTTATTTTTAVTTTTVPATTTSSAATTTTVPTTTTSTTTTTTPATTTAPITTAAATTTTTTACYDNHHPSDNHQPNNNHHNYNHRSNDNHYNYNHRSNDNHYNYNHSPNYNQYNYNHRPNYSYIQYPNYNNQLNNNYIQYPNYNIRLKNNHHNYNRHPNYNHGHNYNHYTNYNYNHGYNYNHYTNYNHGYNYNHYTNYNHHSNYTHCLNYHNHYPNYNH